In Leptospira ellinghausenii, the following proteins share a genomic window:
- a CDS encoding rod shape-determining protein: MIFDNLYGLFSNDMGIDLGTANTLVHVKGQGIVLSEPSVVAVQASTGRVLAVGQEAKRMLGRTPGDIVAIRPMKDGVIADFETVEKMIRYFIAKVHNRTTFVKPRIVIGVPSGITEVERRAVRESAEQAGAREIFLIEEALAAAIGANIPIHEPAGNMIVDIGGGTTEIAVISLGGMVIAESIRTGGDEFDEAIVKYLRNQYNLVVGERTAEDIKLTIGNAFADKRVDTMEVKGRDAISGLPRTLELDSNEIRKALKEPTDEILDGIKSVLERTPPELAADIVERGIVLTGGGCLLRGLEHYLTKETGVPVFRAENPLTCVVLGTGRYLDELKYIKPGIR, translated from the coding sequence ATGATATTTGATAATCTTTATGGACTTTTCTCGAACGATATGGGAATCGATTTGGGAACCGCGAACACCCTCGTGCATGTGAAAGGACAAGGGATCGTCCTATCAGAACCGTCGGTCGTGGCAGTCCAAGCCTCTACTGGTAGAGTCCTCGCCGTGGGACAAGAAGCAAAACGTATGCTAGGAAGGACTCCTGGTGATATCGTTGCCATCCGTCCCATGAAAGACGGGGTGATCGCAGACTTCGAAACTGTGGAAAAGATGATTCGTTACTTCATCGCAAAAGTCCACAACCGCACTACATTTGTAAAACCGCGCATCGTCATCGGAGTTCCTTCAGGGATTACCGAAGTAGAAAGACGTGCCGTTCGTGAGTCCGCAGAACAAGCGGGTGCTCGCGAAATTTTCCTCATCGAAGAAGCACTTGCAGCAGCCATCGGTGCCAACATCCCCATCCATGAACCAGCAGGGAACATGATTGTGGATATCGGAGGGGGAACCACAGAAATCGCTGTGATCTCTCTTGGTGGTATGGTAATCGCAGAATCCATCCGAACAGGTGGGGACGAATTTGATGAAGCCATCGTAAAATACCTCCGTAACCAATACAACCTAGTGGTGGGAGAAAGAACGGCAGAGGACATCAAACTTACCATTGGTAACGCGTTCGCAGACAAACGTGTCGACACCATGGAAGTGAAAGGACGTGATGCCATCTCTGGTCTCCCACGTACCCTCGAACTTGATTCCAACGAAATCCGTAAAGCCCTCAAAGAACCAACAGACGAAATCCTAGACGGGATCAAATCGGTTCTTGAGCGCACTCCTCCAGAACTGGCAGCCGACATCGTGGAACGAGGAATCGTTCTCACAGGTGGTGGTTGTCTCCTCCGTGGTCTCGAACACTACCTCACCAAAGAAACAGGTGTTCCTGTGTTCCGGGCCGAAAACCCACTCACTTGTGTGGTTCTCGGAACAGGACGTTACTTGGATGAATTGAAATACATCAAACCAGGGATCAGATAA
- a CDS encoding SpoIIE family protein phosphatase: MKKTLYFICCFILFSHSIFALPIDLTKNWYVTIGFETTENPDTKKWKTLESLPLASILSEFEWEKGKLRKVTMAKSFLLSQTDFQKTEDDAFSLHIPYISNYYEIYINQSLVSSNGKIKNEAIEKSGYRRHILIRMKRNQLNIGQNQIRILIAAEEGEELNLYKLFNDYPANIDLASKHLKIEDEYETYMLLFLYIFVGIYHGLFYWKRRQETYNLFYALFSIFLAVYMIFRSQGVYSFGLEPFTQSKIEYFVVFLTPVWLLLFTDVFFRSKISIVSKVYFLFSLVLAVSQIFVNRATSVTLLRIWQISVLVFGVILLYLMISAVRAKNKDAKRLLIGVLFLLGTGTWDILGASGLLPIQNLNLLRFGFLVFVLGIAVVLANRFLRVHRQVEELNLSLEKKVEERTNELQNTLTKVQELKVQQDGDYFLTSLLLDPLSQTKVESTKVLLQSYVKQKKEFEFRGKKREIGGDIIISDSITLNGKSYLVFINGDAMGKSIQGAGGALVLGVVFLSFIKRTQMILENQNKSPERWIKECFYELQTIFESFDGSMLVSVVLGLVEEDTGVLYYLNAEHPWTVLYRDGVASFIEEELELRKIGTKGMDGDVRIRIFPLEKGDILFIGSDGRDDLVLEESGDGNRLINEDETKFLQVVEKSNGDLSLLVENLLDVGTFSDDLTLLRIEWLGSFKRVSKDTLSNLSTDDYLYAKVKLLLDLGNGEEAYQNIESLLSNESLNDDIRINLIREKSRISLLLKKFDVAVESLESIFPFFVTDNEILLQLSFAYRKSKNIKKAIDLGERLRARDPKHIRNLINLVECYRLIGNAERAKKIFHRLAMITPDHPQVIKLKELLEEEIKS; encoded by the coding sequence ATGAAGAAAACTTTATACTTTATATGTTGTTTTATATTATTTTCTCATTCGATTTTCGCACTTCCCATTGATCTAACGAAAAATTGGTATGTCACCATTGGATTTGAAACCACAGAAAACCCTGATACTAAAAAATGGAAAACTTTAGAATCCTTGCCATTAGCATCGATACTTTCTGAATTTGAATGGGAAAAAGGAAAACTTCGAAAGGTAACGATGGCAAAGTCTTTTTTGTTATCACAAACTGATTTTCAAAAAACGGAAGACGATGCCTTTAGCCTTCACATACCTTACATCTCTAACTATTATGAAATTTACATCAACCAATCTCTTGTTTCCTCTAATGGCAAAATCAAAAATGAAGCAATAGAAAAAAGTGGGTATAGACGACACATACTCATCAGAATGAAAAGAAATCAATTGAATATTGGCCAAAACCAAATTCGGATTTTGATCGCAGCTGAAGAGGGAGAGGAATTAAATTTATATAAACTCTTTAACGATTATCCAGCCAATATCGACCTTGCCTCTAAGCATCTTAAAATTGAAGATGAATACGAAACTTACATGTTGTTGTTTTTGTATATTTTTGTTGGTATTTATCATGGATTGTTTTACTGGAAACGAAGGCAAGAAACCTATAATTTATTTTATGCTCTGTTTTCTATCTTTTTAGCTGTTTATATGATCTTTCGCTCCCAAGGAGTGTATTCATTTGGTTTAGAACCCTTTACACAATCGAAAATAGAGTATTTTGTTGTATTTCTAACACCAGTTTGGTTGTTATTGTTCACCGATGTATTTTTCCGCTCTAAGATTAGCATCGTATCAAAAGTTTACTTTCTATTTAGTTTGGTTTTGGCGGTTAGTCAAATTTTTGTCAACCGAGCTACTTCCGTTACCTTACTTCGCATATGGCAAATTTCCGTTTTGGTTTTTGGGGTTATTTTGCTTTACTTAATGATCTCTGCGGTACGTGCAAAAAACAAAGACGCAAAACGTCTGTTAATAGGTGTTTTGTTTTTGCTTGGGACAGGAACTTGGGATATTCTAGGGGCTTCGGGACTTCTTCCGATTCAAAATCTTAATTTATTACGATTTGGTTTTTTAGTTTTTGTTTTGGGCATTGCTGTTGTTTTAGCTAATCGTTTTTTACGAGTGCATAGGCAAGTGGAAGAACTCAATTTGAGTTTAGAGAAAAAAGTAGAAGAGCGGACAAACGAATTACAAAATACACTCACAAAAGTACAAGAACTTAAAGTACAACAGGATGGTGATTATTTTTTAACATCTCTACTATTAGATCCTCTTAGCCAAACAAAAGTTGAATCTACAAAAGTTTTGCTTCAATCTTATGTAAAACAAAAAAAAGAATTTGAGTTTCGTGGCAAAAAAAGAGAAATCGGTGGTGATATCATCATCAGTGATAGCATTACTTTAAATGGAAAATCTTACTTAGTCTTCATCAATGGTGATGCTATGGGTAAGTCTATCCAAGGTGCTGGTGGTGCACTTGTCCTTGGTGTTGTTTTTTTATCTTTTATCAAACGAACACAAATGATTTTGGAAAACCAAAACAAATCTCCCGAACGTTGGATCAAAGAATGTTTTTATGAATTGCAAACTATTTTCGAGTCATTCGATGGATCGATGTTAGTTTCTGTAGTTTTAGGACTTGTTGAGGAAGACACAGGTGTATTATACTATTTGAACGCCGAACATCCATGGACAGTATTGTATCGCGATGGAGTAGCTTCTTTCATCGAAGAAGAATTGGAACTTCGAAAGATTGGCACAAAAGGTATGGATGGTGATGTGCGTATCCGTATATTTCCTTTAGAAAAAGGCGATATATTATTCATTGGATCGGACGGCAGAGATGATCTAGTTTTAGAGGAAAGTGGCGATGGCAATCGCCTAATCAATGAAGATGAAACTAAGTTTTTGCAAGTAGTTGAGAAATCAAATGGTGATTTAAGTTTACTTGTTGAAAACTTATTAGATGTCGGAACATTTTCGGATGATCTTACACTACTTAGGATTGAATGGTTAGGTTCATTCAAACGAGTTTCAAAAGACACTCTCTCCAATTTATCAACAGATGATTATTTATATGCCAAAGTTAAATTATTGTTAGATCTAGGAAATGGTGAGGAAGCATACCAAAACATCGAATCCTTATTATCAAATGAGTCGTTAAATGATGATATCAGGATTAACTTAATTCGAGAAAAATCCCGTATATCATTACTACTGAAAAAATTTGATGTTGCCGTGGAATCCTTAGAATCCATTTTTCCGTTCTTTGTGACAGACAATGAAATATTATTGCAACTCAGTTTCGCATACCGTAAATCGAAAAACATTAAAAAAGCAATCGACCTTGGGGAAAGATTACGAGCAAGGGATCCAAAACACATAAGGAACCTGATCAATTTAGTGGAATGTTATCGATTGATAGGGAATGCAGAACGAGCTAAAAAGATTTTTCATCGGCTAGCAATGATTACACCTGATCACCCTCAGGTGATCAAATTAAAAGAGTTATTGGAAGAGGAAATAAAATCCTAG
- a CDS encoding Ppx/GppA phosphatase family protein — protein sequence MLPFSQILRKPNQAFRTEKILAAIDLGTNSFHIVVVKLRPDGTLEYLTKEKESVRLGSGSSDYAVITNEAMDRGLACLKRFKTLADSYKAEIRAVATSALREAENRQIFLDRAEKETGIQIQVVSGNEEARLIYLGILQGLPVFEKRILLIDIGGGSTELLIGEKGEIIFSTSMKLGAIRLTEKYLKKDPISATDLQKCRIHIESVLSAFLPQIETWKPFMVVGSSGTITSVTSMVLEKKGEKRERLNGTEIPIDSFKEIRKQVLDAESIKKRLKIPGLDAKRGDIIVGGILVLDEVLQRIKAHSFTVSDFALREGIVYDTIESWYRHTDNSLPRLDNIREKAIKTVANLYPQGKHHAETVAKLTLQLFDDLKELHGLGNLERDYLETACYLHQVGLCISHHNYHKHSYYIIRNSEAMVGFSNSEIEIIALLARYHRKGGPKGKHEEFKTLRPEDQLLVRKLSSFLRIGDGLDRSEKSIIERLDAVIEKGKVNCRLYFKKGEDPNLEIWSVSEKKDLFEDTFGANLEFHLHPI from the coding sequence ATGCTTCCTTTCTCACAAATCTTACGCAAACCAAACCAGGCATTTCGCACGGAAAAGATCCTTGCTGCCATTGATTTGGGCACTAATTCCTTTCACATTGTCGTCGTAAAACTAAGACCGGATGGTACACTCGAATACCTGACCAAGGAAAAGGAATCCGTTCGCTTAGGAAGCGGTAGCAGTGATTATGCGGTGATCACAAACGAAGCAATGGATCGGGGCCTTGCTTGTTTGAAACGATTCAAAACTCTTGCCGACAGTTACAAAGCGGAAATCCGAGCAGTTGCCACAAGTGCACTTCGGGAAGCAGAAAATCGTCAGATCTTTCTTGACCGAGCGGAGAAGGAAACGGGCATCCAAATCCAAGTGGTTTCGGGGAACGAGGAGGCAAGGCTCATTTACCTAGGGATTTTACAGGGACTCCCTGTGTTTGAAAAACGGATCCTTCTCATTGACATTGGGGGAGGGAGTACAGAACTTCTCATCGGGGAAAAAGGGGAAATTATATTTTCCACCAGTATGAAGTTAGGTGCCATTCGTTTAACAGAGAAATACTTAAAAAAAGATCCAATTTCGGCCACTGATTTGCAAAAATGTAGGATACACATTGAATCGGTGTTATCTGCCTTTTTACCCCAAATTGAAACTTGGAAACCTTTTATGGTAGTGGGAAGTTCCGGAACCATCACTTCGGTGACCTCCATGGTTTTAGAAAAAAAGGGAGAGAAACGAGAACGGTTGAACGGAACAGAAATCCCGATCGATTCCTTTAAAGAAATCAGAAAACAAGTGTTAGATGCTGAGAGTATCAAAAAAAGATTAAAAATCCCAGGACTTGATGCCAAACGTGGGGATATCATTGTCGGCGGGATTTTGGTTTTGGATGAAGTGTTACAAAGGATTAAAGCTCACTCCTTTACTGTGAGTGATTTTGCCCTTCGGGAAGGAATTGTGTATGATACCATAGAATCTTGGTACAGACATACTGACAATTCACTTCCGAGACTCGATAACATCCGAGAAAAAGCGATCAAAACTGTTGCAAACCTTTACCCACAAGGAAAACATCATGCTGAAACTGTTGCAAAACTCACCTTGCAGTTGTTTGATGATCTTAAGGAATTACATGGTCTTGGAAACTTAGAAAGGGATTATTTAGAAACGGCTTGTTACCTCCACCAAGTGGGGCTTTGTATTTCGCACCATAACTACCACAAACATAGTTATTACATCATACGTAACTCAGAAGCAATGGTTGGATTTTCCAATTCTGAAATTGAAATCATTGCTCTTCTTGCTCGTTACCATAGGAAAGGTGGTCCCAAAGGCAAACACGAAGAGTTTAAAACCCTTCGGCCAGAAGACCAACTTTTGGTTCGTAAGTTGTCATCTTTTTTACGAATCGGAGATGGATTGGATCGTTCTGAAAAATCCATCATTGAAAGATTGGATGCAGTCATTGAAAAAGGAAAAGTGAATTGTCGTTTGTATTTTAAAAAAGGAGAAGATCCCAATTTAGAAATTTGGTCTGTGTCAGAAAAAAAAGATTTATTCGAAGATACATTTGGTGCAAATTTAGAATTTCACTTACATCCAATATGA